A region of the Drosophila ananassae strain 14024-0371.13 chromosome XL, ASM1763931v2, whole genome shotgun sequence genome:
TGAAGGATATTCATCCAAGTATCCAAGGGTAGCGAGGTATATTCTATCCTTATAGTCCATCCCTATAGTCCACACACCACCCACAACCTCCCACTCTCCTATAACATggtgtttggttttttttaacttCCTTGCACCCCCACAGATCAAAAAACCACTCCATTTGTCGAGTTTGAGAAGCCTTTGACCTCACCTAGACCACAAAACCTCAACAAGATGGGTAACGAGACCTCCCTGCCCATGGACATGTGCTCCAACTTCGATGCCGACGAGATCCGACGTCTGGGCAAGCGCTTCCGCAAACTGGATCTGGACAACTCGGGTGCCCTGAGCATAGACGAGTTCATGTCCCTGCCGGAGCTGCAGCAGAATCCCCTCGTCCAGCGGGTGATCGACATCTTCGATGCTGATGGCAACGGCGAGGTGGACTTCAAGGAGTTCATCCAGGGCGTCTCCCAGTTCAGTGTCCGGGGCGACAAGCTGTCGAAGTTGCGCTTCGCATTCCGCATCTACGACATGGACAACGATGGCTACATATCCAATGGCGAGCTGTTCCAGGTCCTCAAAATGATGGTGGGCAACAATCTGAAGGACACCCAGCTGCAGCAGATCGTGGACAAGACGATCTGCTTCGCCGACAAGGACGAGGACGGCAAGATATCCTTCGATGAGTTCTGCTCGGTAGTCGGCAACACGGACATCCACAAGAAGATGGTCGTCGATGTCTAAGGACGGTCCGAATTTGAAACTCTGAATGTGCGTGTGTGTACCTTCCGTTCAACCTGTTCAGCTTTATATACATTTAGTAAATACATATAGCAAATGGATCCCgtctatgtatgtatgtatgtctgTCGGCGGTC
Encoded here:
- the LOC123257502 gene encoding calcineurin subunit B type 1 — translated: MGNETSLPMDMCSNFDADEIRRLGKRFRKLDLDNSGALSIDEFMSLPELQQNPLVQRVIDIFDADGNGEVDFKEFIQGVSQFSVRGDKLSKLRFAFRIYDMDNDGYISNGELFQVLKMMVGNNLKDTQLQQIVDKTICFADKDEDGKISFDEFCSVVGNTDIHKKMVVDV